In Geopsychrobacter electrodiphilus DSM 16401, a single window of DNA contains:
- a CDS encoding lysophospholipid acyltransferase family protein translates to MSRNKTTFVDYPVYLLLIGFHFLSRLFPLAIWCRLGQLFGGLLYLLGAPFKRIALINLKFAYADELNDAQRRFILRKNFAHYGVGGFEWIRMLRLNERRRQQICRLIRIEGREHLDTARQNKQKIILLSGHFGHWEYATVKYASEINPLSFIVRRIDNPLVEQERCRYHEDFGARILYKENGLREAIRGLAKGVDLLLLADRKAQLHEGIPARFFKRKTSTLAIAVTLAQKYNAALVPMFILRGEQPGEHRLIFEPALDIDNLTLEEAVQLQNDCLERNIRRAPHLWLWLHRKWKCYHAQIYRR, encoded by the coding sequence ATGAGCCGCAATAAAACCACCTTTGTCGATTATCCCGTTTATCTCCTCCTGATCGGTTTCCATTTTTTATCACGTCTCTTCCCGTTGGCGATCTGGTGCCGGCTGGGGCAGCTGTTCGGTGGTCTGCTCTATCTGCTGGGCGCCCCCTTTAAGCGGATTGCGCTGATTAACCTGAAGTTCGCCTATGCCGATGAGTTGAATGATGCACAGCGCCGGTTTATTTTACGCAAAAACTTTGCTCATTATGGTGTCGGAGGTTTCGAGTGGATTCGGATGCTGCGACTGAATGAACGACGTCGCCAGCAAATCTGCCGGTTGATCAGGATAGAGGGGCGGGAACATCTGGACACGGCCCGTCAGAACAAGCAAAAAATTATTCTGCTCAGCGGTCATTTCGGCCATTGGGAATATGCCACGGTAAAATATGCCAGTGAGATAAATCCCCTTTCCTTTATCGTGCGTCGCATCGACAATCCTCTGGTTGAACAAGAGCGGTGCCGCTATCATGAGGACTTTGGTGCGCGAATCCTTTATAAAGAGAATGGCCTGCGCGAGGCGATTCGTGGCCTGGCAAAAGGGGTTGATCTGTTGTTGCTTGCCGATCGCAAGGCACAACTGCATGAAGGGATTCCTGCCCGTTTTTTTAAACGTAAGACTTCGACTCTAGCGATTGCCGTGACTCTGGCCCAAAAATATAACGCGGCCCTGGTCCCGATGTTTATTTTGCGTGGTGAGCAGCCCGGCGAACATCGTCTGATCTTTGAACCAGCCTTAGATATCGACAACTTAACGCTAGAAGAGGCTGTGCAGTTACAGAATGATTGCCTCGAACGGAACATTCGACGTGCTCCTCACCTCTGGCTCTGGCTGCACCGTAAGTGGAAGTGCTACCACGCGCAAATTTATCGTCGTTAG
- a CDS encoding sigma-54-dependent transcriptional regulator has protein sequence MSIRRILVADDEESIRWVLAKALKKQGFIVDLAEDGLQARQLSRKNHYDLAVLDIKMPGIQGIELLQTLQTESPKTLVVVMTAESTMENAVAAMKNGAYDYLTKPFDLSALDAIILKAEKAAAVTDQIGQLRNEIQDQYRFGRTIIGNSQAMQDVYKILGRVAASDVTVLITGESGTGKELIARAVHYNSPRLGKPFIALNCAAIPRELLESELFGHEKGAFTGAIERKAGKFEQANGGTLFLDEIGDMPLELQAKLLRVLQEKEVTRTGGNSTMAVDVRIVAASNQNLTSMVRDKTFREDLFYRLNVVPIVLPPLRERIEDIQDLAEFFLHRAKQEMGVNVSELSKEAILRLKQHSWPGNIRELENLIKRASLLTPNQVLMPSDFPSLGCTEECGKQEDSLEALVTHKLQNSLAQMNLQELDNLYEMVLHQVERPLINIILQQTRCNQVRTAEILGINRNTLRKKITTLGITVKRTD, from the coding sequence ATGTCGATCCGCCGTATCCTTGTTGCCGATGATGAAGAGAGTATCCGCTGGGTTCTCGCTAAAGCCCTAAAAAAACAGGGGTTCATTGTTGATCTCGCCGAGGACGGTCTGCAGGCCCGCCAGCTTTCGCGCAAAAACCATTACGACCTTGCAGTCCTCGACATCAAGATGCCAGGGATCCAGGGGATTGAACTGCTGCAAACCTTGCAAACTGAAAGCCCGAAAACCCTGGTTGTGGTAATGACCGCCGAATCAACAATGGAAAATGCCGTTGCGGCGATGAAGAACGGCGCCTACGATTATTTAACCAAGCCTTTTGATCTCTCAGCACTCGACGCGATTATCCTTAAAGCAGAAAAGGCGGCCGCAGTCACCGATCAGATAGGCCAGTTGCGCAATGAAATTCAGGATCAATACCGTTTCGGGCGTACCATTATAGGCAACAGCCAGGCGATGCAGGATGTTTATAAAATTCTGGGTCGCGTCGCAGCTTCAGATGTAACGGTATTGATCACCGGCGAGAGCGGCACCGGCAAAGAGTTGATCGCCCGCGCTGTCCACTACAACAGCCCACGTCTCGGCAAACCTTTTATTGCTCTGAACTGTGCGGCGATCCCCCGTGAACTGCTCGAAAGTGAACTCTTTGGGCATGAGAAAGGCGCGTTCACCGGTGCCATTGAACGTAAGGCGGGTAAGTTTGAACAGGCCAACGGCGGCACCCTGTTCCTGGATGAAATCGGCGATATGCCATTGGAGCTACAGGCAAAACTGTTGCGTGTCCTGCAAGAAAAAGAGGTAACCCGCACCGGTGGCAACAGTACCATGGCCGTGGATGTCCGAATTGTTGCCGCGAGCAACCAGAATTTAACCAGCATGGTTCGAGACAAGACCTTTCGTGAAGATCTTTTTTATCGCCTCAACGTGGTCCCGATCGTTCTCCCCCCTTTGCGCGAGCGCATTGAAGATATTCAGGATCTGGCCGAATTCTTTCTGCATCGCGCAAAACAGGAAATGGGAGTCAATGTGAGCGAATTGAGCAAGGAAGCGATCCTCCGACTTAAACAACACAGTTGGCCAGGAAATATCCGCGAGCTTGAAAACCTGATTAAACGTGCCAGCCTGCTGACACCCAATCAGGTCCTCATGCCCTCGGATTTCCCCAGTTTAGGTTGTACAGAGGAGTGTGGGAAACAGGAAGACTCCCTGGAAGCTCTGGTCACACATAAGCTGCAAAACAGCCTGGCACAGATGAATCTTCAGGAACTCGACAATCTCTACGAAATGGTTTTACATCAGGTCGAGCGCCCATTAATCAATATTATCCTGCAGCAGACCCGCTGTAATCAGGTGCGCACCGCCGAAATACTTGGCATCAACCGCAACACCCTGCGTAAAAAGATCACCACTCTGGGAATTACGGTAAAACGTACAGACTAA
- a CDS encoding two-component system sensor histidine kinase NtrB, with protein MPESKQQLYALIVENVGEAVIALDPQEKISLFNPAAQNMTGLSEKQCLGRVFSECFGHQKILCSLVDKALSAGRSISDHETVELQRPKKSLPVSATVSPLFKPDGEQQGAVLIMRDLTQIRTLEDAIRRADRLSMVGTMAAGLAHEIKNPLGGIKGAAQLLQMELEAGSPLSEYPEVMIRETERVNNIIEELLDLSRPRIATNNEVNLGRILNEIVLLQRQAFIEKQIRFSIHLDPSIPPIRGDQSLLTQLFLNLIKNAGEAVDVGGEVRIITRIDSDYHLSSPGERAVPLVKIAIEDNGPGIPADQFERIFTPFYTTKTGGTGLGLATCQKIVSDHNGLLGVKNLKGCGSSFVISLPLHRH; from the coding sequence TTGCCTGAATCCAAACAGCAACTCTATGCGCTGATCGTTGAAAATGTCGGTGAGGCCGTCATTGCCCTGGACCCGCAAGAGAAAATCAGTCTTTTTAATCCCGCAGCTCAGAACATGACCGGACTGAGTGAAAAGCAATGTCTGGGGCGGGTCTTCAGCGAATGCTTCGGTCACCAGAAGATCCTCTGCTCGCTGGTTGATAAAGCGCTCTCGGCTGGTCGTTCCATCTCAGATCATGAGACGGTCGAACTTCAACGGCCGAAGAAATCGCTGCCGGTCAGCGCCACTGTTTCGCCTCTCTTCAAGCCGGACGGAGAGCAACAGGGCGCAGTTCTTATCATGCGCGACCTGACCCAGATTCGAACCTTGGAGGATGCGATCCGACGCGCGGATCGGCTTTCGATGGTCGGCACCATGGCGGCAGGGCTCGCTCATGAAATTAAAAATCCCCTGGGTGGGATTAAGGGTGCCGCGCAACTTCTGCAGATGGAGCTTGAAGCGGGGAGCCCCTTGAGCGAGTACCCGGAAGTGATGATCCGCGAGACGGAACGGGTCAACAACATCATTGAAGAATTACTTGACCTCTCGCGCCCCCGCATAGCGACCAACAATGAGGTCAATCTAGGCAGAATCTTGAACGAGATCGTGCTGCTGCAGAGGCAAGCATTTATTGAAAAGCAGATTAGATTCAGTATTCATCTCGATCCCAGCATCCCCCCGATTCGGGGGGACCAGAGTCTTCTAACGCAACTTTTTCTCAATCTGATCAAGAATGCAGGTGAAGCCGTTGACGTTGGCGGCGAGGTCCGGATCATCACCAGAATCGACTCCGACTACCATCTCAGTTCACCAGGAGAGAGGGCTGTACCCCTGGTCAAGATCGCCATCGAAGACAACGGCCCGGGAATTCCGGCTGATCAGTTCGAGAGAATTTTTACCCCGTTCTATACGACGAAAACCGGTGGGACCGGACTGGGACTTGCGACCTGTCAAAAGATAGTCAGCGATCATAACGGCCTACTGGGCGTTAAAAATCTCAAAGGCTGCGGCAGTTCTTTTGTCATATCTCTTCCGCTGCACAGACACTGA
- the dnaB gene encoding replicative DNA helicase, which translates to MKTATQYTEETTGHRMPPQNLEAEMSVLGGVLLENEALNRALEHLVADDFYRRGHQLIFGAMIALSNRNEPADLVTLSAQLRTQKMLEEAGGSGYLATLVDYVPTAANIQYYCKLVKEKSIARKLISVSTDIATSGYEGGDMEVVLDRAEKAIFEIAENRIRPSYFPVRDILKDTFRNIEQLYERKELVTGVPTGYTDLDKMTAGLQPGDLLIVAGRPSMGKTAFALNLVEYATTHPEKKIPAVVFSLEMSKEQLVQRLLCSVAKVDAGRLRTGNLGESDWPKLTMAAGQLSETQLFIDDTPAISVLELRSKARRLKAEHGLGLIVVDYLQLMRGSSTENRQQEISEISRSLKALAKELSLPVVALSQLNRSLESRTDKRPMMSDLRESGAIEQDADVIMFVYREAVYCEDCKSREKTCEQGHEKDAEVIIGKQRNGAIGTVHLTFRGEFTRFENQAKRTDGGY; encoded by the coding sequence ATGAAAACTGCAACTCAATATACTGAAGAAACTACCGGCCATCGTATGCCGCCGCAAAACCTTGAAGCCGAGATGTCGGTTCTCGGCGGGGTTCTGCTTGAAAATGAAGCACTCAACCGGGCGCTCGAACATCTGGTGGCTGATGACTTTTATCGCCGTGGGCATCAACTGATATTTGGTGCCATGATTGCGCTTTCAAACCGCAATGAGCCTGCCGACCTCGTGACGCTGTCGGCCCAGCTCCGGACCCAGAAAATGCTGGAAGAGGCCGGTGGTAGTGGTTACCTGGCGACCCTGGTCGATTATGTGCCGACCGCCGCAAATATCCAGTATTACTGCAAATTGGTCAAAGAAAAATCGATTGCACGCAAGTTAATCAGTGTTTCGACCGACATTGCGACCAGTGGCTATGAGGGTGGCGACATGGAAGTAGTCCTTGATCGCGCTGAAAAAGCGATCTTTGAGATCGCCGAAAATCGGATCCGACCCTCTTATTTTCCGGTGCGCGATATCCTCAAGGATACCTTTCGCAATATCGAGCAACTCTACGAGCGTAAAGAATTGGTCACCGGTGTGCCGACCGGTTATACCGATCTGGATAAGATGACTGCCGGCCTGCAGCCTGGTGATCTGTTAATCGTCGCTGGTCGACCATCTATGGGGAAGACTGCTTTTGCCTTGAACCTGGTTGAATATGCCACGACCCATCCAGAAAAGAAGATTCCGGCGGTCGTGTTCTCGCTCGAAATGAGTAAGGAGCAGCTGGTACAGCGTCTGCTCTGTTCTGTGGCTAAAGTCGATGCCGGCAGGTTGCGAACCGGCAACCTGGGGGAGTCGGATTGGCCAAAGCTGACGATGGCGGCCGGTCAGCTCAGTGAAACCCAACTCTTTATCGATGATACCCCCGCGATTTCAGTGCTGGAACTGCGCTCAAAGGCTCGTCGACTCAAGGCCGAACATGGGCTTGGTTTGATCGTCGTCGATTACCTGCAATTAATGCGCGGCAGCAGTACCGAAAACCGCCAACAGGAGATTTCGGAAATTTCCCGTTCGCTCAAGGCTCTGGCCAAAGAGTTGAGTCTGCCGGTTGTTGCGCTGTCGCAGTTGAACCGTTCCCTCGAGAGCCGCACAGACAAGCGCCCGATGATGTCTGACCTGCGTGAATCCGGCGCGATTGAGCAAGATGCCGACGTGATCATGTTCGTCTACCGCGAAGCCGTTTATTGTGAGGACTGCAAAAGCCGCGAAAAGACTTGTGAACAGGGGCATGAAAAAGACGCTGAGGTCATCATTGGTAAACAAAGGAATGGTGCCATAGGTACAGTGCACCTGACTTTCCGAGGTGAATTTACCCGCTTTGAAAACCAGGCCAAACGTACAGATGGCGGTTATTGA
- the dusB gene encoding tRNA dihydrouridine synthase DusB codes for MPLKIGSLQLDNSLILAPMAGITSLPFRRIMKSFGAALVFTEMISANGLIRDGRRTLALLESCPEEKPLAVQLFGDDPQVLAQGATMVGPHADLLDINMGCPVKKVVRSGAGSALLRDPNRVGRIIEAVRAAFPGPLTLKIRSGWDQTSINFLEVGRIAKEAGADAICLHPRTRSQNFGGKADWKMIAELKSSLDIPVIGSGDLFNAADIESMFRQTLCDAVMVARGCYGNPWIFQQAAALLRGAPALLPGAADRGQTALQHLNFHAEHFGEHKALLEMRKHLSWYVRGLTGAHYFRGQLQKIESWPELLLFCETFFNEQEGAELA; via the coding sequence ATGCCCTTAAAAATTGGTTCCCTGCAACTTGACAATTCTCTAATCCTGGCACCCATGGCGGGCATCACCAGCCTCCCCTTCCGCCGGATCATGAAGTCTTTCGGTGCGGCGCTGGTCTTCACTGAAATGATCAGCGCCAATGGCCTCATAAGGGATGGGCGCAGGACCCTGGCGTTGCTGGAGAGTTGTCCAGAGGAGAAACCTCTGGCGGTCCAACTGTTTGGGGATGACCCGCAAGTTCTGGCGCAGGGTGCGACCATGGTCGGCCCTCACGCTGATCTGCTTGACATCAACATGGGCTGCCCAGTTAAAAAAGTTGTACGCAGCGGTGCCGGCAGTGCCCTTTTGCGAGATCCAAACCGCGTCGGTCGGATCATCGAAGCCGTGCGTGCGGCCTTTCCTGGCCCGCTCACCCTTAAAATTCGCTCTGGTTGGGATCAAACAAGCATTAATTTTCTGGAAGTCGGACGTATCGCCAAAGAGGCCGGAGCGGACGCCATATGCCTGCACCCTCGTACCCGCAGTCAGAATTTTGGTGGTAAAGCCGATTGGAAAATGATCGCGGAGCTGAAATCGAGCCTTGATATTCCAGTCATTGGCAGCGGAGATCTTTTTAATGCCGCTGACATCGAGTCGATGTTCAGGCAAACCCTCTGTGATGCGGTGATGGTCGCTCGTGGCTGCTATGGAAATCCCTGGATTTTTCAGCAAGCCGCGGCCTTGCTTCGGGGCGCCCCCGCTCTGCTGCCTGGAGCCGCCGATCGCGGGCAGACCGCACTGCAACACCTGAATTTTCATGCCGAACATTTCGGAGAGCACAAAGCTCTACTGGAGATGCGCAAACATCTGAGTTGGTACGTTCGCGGGCTGACGGGCGCTCATTATTTCCGCGGTCAGTTGCAGAAGATTGAATCATGGCCCGAACTTCTGTTATTTTGCGAAACTTTTTTCAATGAACAAGAAGGCGCAGAACTTGCCTGA
- a CDS encoding type IV pilus twitching motility protein PilT, with translation MAKIDKLFQILQQLGGSDLHLSPANPPMIRVSGQLKPAMAQVLSSEQYRQLVYEIMTDAQRSVFEERHDLDFAYEVTALNARFRANIFMGRLGISAVFRIIPAEILTVEQLGLPQTVLDLTEYKKGLILVTGPTGSGKSTTLAAMIDHINRTRSEHILTVEDPIEFVHQTRKSLINQREVGVHTQSFASALKAALREDPDIILVGEMRDLETIELAITAAETGHLVFGTLHTSSASKTVDRLVNVFPTTQQEQIRTMLAESLRGVVAQQLLRTLDGKRCAALEILKVNAASANLIREGKTFQLPSVIQTGRKDGMQLMDQALQELVNAKKVSLEEARRFAMNKNQFAEPNSGGGNHS, from the coding sequence ATGGCAAAAATTGATAAATTATTTCAAATTCTCCAGCAACTGGGCGGCTCTGATTTACATCTCTCTCCGGCAAACCCGCCGATGATTCGCGTGTCGGGGCAACTCAAACCGGCAATGGCTCAGGTCCTGAGCAGCGAGCAGTATCGACAGCTCGTCTATGAAATCATGACCGATGCACAGCGCTCAGTATTTGAAGAGCGGCATGATCTAGATTTTGCCTATGAGGTTACCGCGTTGAATGCGCGTTTCAGGGCAAATATTTTTATGGGTCGTCTGGGGATCAGCGCAGTTTTCAGGATTATTCCTGCAGAAATTCTGACCGTTGAACAATTGGGATTGCCCCAGACAGTGCTCGATCTGACGGAGTACAAAAAGGGTTTGATTCTGGTGACAGGGCCGACCGGTAGTGGGAAGTCGACGACGCTGGCCGCTATGATCGATCATATCAACCGCACGCGTAGTGAGCATATTCTCACGGTTGAGGATCCGATCGAATTTGTCCATCAAACTCGTAAAAGTCTGATCAACCAGCGCGAAGTTGGTGTCCATACTCAGAGCTTTGCTTCGGCACTCAAGGCTGCGCTTCGTGAGGATCCCGACATTATTCTGGTCGGAGAAATGCGTGATCTTGAAACGATTGAGCTGGCTATTACTGCTGCGGAAACCGGGCACCTGGTCTTTGGTACCCTGCACACCAGCAGTGCCTCAAAGACTGTCGACCGTCTTGTGAATGTGTTCCCCACCACCCAGCAGGAGCAGATCCGCACTATGCTCGCAGAGTCATTGCGCGGGGTGGTCGCTCAACAACTGTTGCGGACTCTCGATGGTAAACGCTGTGCTGCTCTCGAAATTTTAAAGGTCAATGCAGCATCTGCCAATCTGATCCGCGAAGGGAAGACTTTTCAGCTTCCGTCAGTGATCCAGACCGGGCGTAAGGATGGGATGCAATTGATGGATCAAGCGCTGCAAGAGCTGGTTAATGCGAAAAAGGTTAGTCTCGAAGAGGCAAGGCGTTTCGCTATGAACAAGAATCAGTTTGCTGAACCCAACTCCGGAGGAGGGAACCATTCATGA
- a CDS encoding class I SAM-dependent methyltransferase encodes MNQKFKNKVREQFGRAAMDYVYSRSFAGGKDLDAAAELLQPTKEDNMLDVACGGGHTAFYFAPMVRQVVASDLTMQMLKKAQEHIADEGNIDNVVFREADAEDLPFPAGSFTLLSCRIAPHHFPDIPRALKEFHRVLRRGGRMVIIDTLLPSDSEIAEFYQTMEQMRDPTHIRAFTEADWRQMIEDAELILHETRILPKQHDFHDWARRAGMNRTKIQELNRFFMDAPTKIHDFFQIESFAGEVETFTDQKLLLYATRKEKEKK; translated from the coding sequence ATGAACCAGAAGTTCAAAAATAAAGTTCGCGAACAGTTTGGCCGAGCAGCCATGGACTATGTCTATTCACGCTCCTTTGCCGGAGGTAAAGACCTCGATGCCGCAGCCGAACTTCTGCAACCGACAAAAGAAGATAATATGCTCGATGTCGCCTGCGGGGGAGGCCATACCGCTTTCTATTTTGCGCCTATGGTTCGGCAAGTCGTCGCTTCTGATCTGACGATGCAAATGCTCAAGAAAGCCCAGGAACATATTGCCGATGAAGGAAATATAGACAATGTGGTCTTTCGAGAAGCGGATGCCGAAGACCTCCCCTTCCCGGCAGGATCATTCACGCTTCTCAGTTGTCGAATTGCCCCACACCACTTCCCGGACATCCCGCGAGCGCTCAAAGAATTCCATCGGGTCTTAAGACGTGGTGGGCGGATGGTTATTATCGACACCTTGCTCCCCTCAGATTCTGAAATTGCCGAATTTTACCAAACCATGGAGCAGATGCGTGATCCGACTCATATCCGCGCCTTCACCGAGGCAGATTGGCGTCAAATGATCGAAGATGCAGAGCTTATTCTGCATGAAACCCGCATCTTACCGAAACAGCACGACTTCCACGACTGGGCGCGACGTGCGGGGATGAACAGAACTAAAATTCAGGAACTGAATCGCTTCTTCATGGACGCCCCCACCAAGATCCATGACTTTTTCCAGATCGAATCGTTCGCTGGCGAGGTTGAGACTTTTACGGATCAAAAACTTCTGCTCTACGCCACGCGCAAGGAAAAAGAGAAGAAATAA
- a CDS encoding citrate (Si)-synthase — MSTLKKVLAQKIDEHRPRTTRLLKEFGEVSLGEVTVSQCIGGARGIKSLVTDISYLDPMEGIRFRGKTIDETFAALPKVPGSEYPYVEGFWYMLLTGDVPTMEQTLEVVADWKRRSQVPEYVYDVLRAMPRDSHPMTMFSTAVLTMQRDSVFSKNYAAGKFNKMTCWEDMYEDASNMMAKLGPIGAYIYRMKYRGDTPIAADPNLDFGGNFAHMMGVDAPYDDVARMYFIIHSDHESGNVSAHTTHLVASALSDAYYSYSAGLNGLAGPLHGLANEEVLRWTQNFMQQLGGQVPTEEKLKEALWATLNSGQVIPGYGHAVLRKTDPRYTSQREFCLKTPGLKDYPLFQLIKMIYEVAPGVLTEHGKAKNPWPNVDAQSGVIQWYYGVTEYEFYTVLFGIGRALGCLANITWDRALGYGIERPKSVTTPMLEAVAGIK; from the coding sequence ATGTCGACACTGAAGAAGGTCCTTGCTCAAAAAATTGATGAGCATCGCCCCCGTACGACCCGTTTGCTGAAGGAGTTTGGTGAAGTTAGTCTGGGAGAGGTAACTGTCTCCCAATGTATCGGTGGAGCCCGTGGCATCAAATCACTGGTCACCGATATCTCTTATCTTGATCCGATGGAAGGTATTCGCTTCCGCGGCAAGACTATCGATGAGACCTTTGCCGCTCTACCCAAAGTTCCGGGTAGCGAATATCCTTATGTTGAGGGTTTCTGGTACATGTTGCTGACCGGCGATGTGCCGACCATGGAGCAGACGCTTGAGGTTGTCGCAGACTGGAAGCGCCGTTCTCAGGTTCCTGAGTACGTTTACGATGTGTTGCGTGCCATGCCGCGTGACTCGCATCCGATGACCATGTTCTCGACTGCAGTCCTCACCATGCAGCGCGATTCGGTCTTTTCTAAAAATTATGCTGCCGGCAAGTTCAACAAGATGACCTGCTGGGAAGATATGTATGAAGACGCCAGCAACATGATGGCGAAACTTGGCCCCATTGGCGCCTATATTTATCGTATGAAGTATCGGGGCGACACGCCGATTGCGGCTGACCCGAATCTCGATTTTGGCGGAAACTTCGCCCACATGATGGGTGTCGACGCCCCTTATGACGACGTTGCGCGGATGTACTTCATCATCCACTCGGACCATGAGTCTGGCAACGTTTCGGCGCACACGACCCACCTGGTCGCATCGGCGCTTTCTGATGCCTACTACAGCTACAGTGCCGGCCTCAACGGCCTGGCAGGTCCGCTGCATGGTTTGGCCAACGAAGAGGTGCTGCGCTGGACTCAGAATTTCATGCAGCAACTCGGCGGACAGGTTCCGACTGAAGAGAAGCTGAAGGAAGCCCTCTGGGCGACTCTCAACAGCGGGCAGGTTATCCCCGGTTATGGTCATGCTGTTCTGCGTAAGACCGACCCGCGCTATACCTCACAGCGTGAGTTTTGTCTCAAGACTCCGGGCCTCAAAGATTATCCGTTGTTCCAACTGATCAAGATGATTTACGAAGTGGCTCCGGGCGTACTGACCGAGCATGGCAAGGCCAAGAACCCCTGGCCGAACGTTGATGCCCAGTCGGGTGTCATCCAGTGGTACTATGGTGTCACCGAGTATGAGTTCTATACCGTCCTGTTTGGTATTGGCCGCGCCCTTGGTTGTCTGGCTAATATTACCTGGGACCGTGCTCTCGGTTATGGAATTGAGCGACCCAAGTCGGTCACGACTCCTATGCTCGAAGCTGTTGCCGGTATCAAGTAA